The following are from one region of the Streptomyces rubrogriseus genome:
- a CDS encoding PIG-L deacetylase family protein, producing the protein MTEPTITQLEPMPGDWRRALAVVAHPDDLEYGCSAAIAAWTDEGREVAYVLATRGEAGIDTLAPAECAPLREREQRASAAVVGVSEVEFLNHRDGVVEYGPALRRDIAAAIRRHRPELVITMNHRDTWGGVAWNTPDHVAVGRATLDAAADAGNRWIFPELTDRGLEPWNGVRWVAVAGSSSPTHAVDATPGLERAVRSLLEHRTYIEVLTEEDPETYVRGFLTGFAEAAGERFGGRPAVTFEVFAR; encoded by the coding sequence ATGACGGAGCCGACGATCACGCAACTGGAGCCCATGCCCGGCGACTGGCGCCGCGCCCTCGCCGTCGTGGCCCACCCGGACGATCTGGAGTACGGCTGCTCGGCGGCGATCGCGGCCTGGACCGACGAGGGCCGCGAGGTCGCCTACGTGCTCGCGACCAGGGGCGAGGCCGGCATCGACACGCTGGCGCCCGCCGAGTGCGCCCCGCTGCGTGAGCGGGAGCAGCGGGCGAGCGCCGCCGTCGTCGGGGTGAGCGAGGTGGAGTTCCTCAACCACCGGGACGGTGTCGTCGAATACGGCCCCGCGCTGCGCCGCGACATCGCCGCCGCGATCCGCCGTCACCGGCCCGAACTGGTCATCACCATGAACCACCGGGACACCTGGGGCGGCGTCGCCTGGAACACCCCGGACCACGTCGCCGTCGGCCGCGCCACGCTCGACGCGGCGGCCGACGCCGGCAACCGGTGGATCTTCCCGGAACTGACCGACCGGGGCCTGGAGCCCTGGAACGGGGTGCGCTGGGTCGCGGTCGCCGGTTCCTCCTCGCCCACCCACGCCGTGGACGCCACCCCCGGTCTGGAGCGTGCGGTGCGCTCGCTGCTCGAACACCGCACCTACATCGAGGTGCTGACCGAGGAGGACCCGGAGACGTACGTGCGCGGGTTCCTCACCGGCTTCGCCGAGGCCGCGGGGGAGCGGTTCGGCGGCAGGCCGGCGGTGACCTTCGAAGTCTTCGCCCGCTAG
- a CDS encoding DUF2470 domain-containing protein: MGDSHTWTAAPGAAEQARSVLAAAWSCAVTAEGGREEFVGAHTVADDGRVLLRVPEDSALLAAAVCAPRGEPSGVLEFADVAPVPVRGRIRARLWLAGWFAVTDGHLAFRPTRVVLRRPSGAVVVDVEEFTAAKPDPLALAEARLLTHLADCHDDAVQRLTRLVDPDSLHGAVRVRPLAVDRHGLTLRVERVRDHGDVRLPFHAPADEIAQLTERVHVLLAQAAAVSCPRALQRQRTDGGG; the protein is encoded by the coding sequence ATGGGTGACAGCCACACCTGGACGGCAGCGCCCGGCGCGGCGGAACAGGCCCGTTCCGTGCTCGCCGCCGCCTGGTCCTGTGCGGTGACCGCGGAGGGCGGCCGCGAGGAGTTCGTCGGCGCGCACACCGTGGCCGACGACGGCCGGGTGCTCCTGCGCGTGCCCGAGGACAGCGCGCTGCTCGCCGCGGCGGTGTGCGCGCCCCGCGGAGAGCCGTCCGGGGTGCTGGAGTTCGCCGACGTGGCGCCCGTCCCGGTGCGGGGCCGGATCAGGGCCCGGCTCTGGCTCGCCGGCTGGTTCGCCGTGACGGACGGGCACCTGGCCTTCCGGCCCACCCGGGTGGTGCTGCGGCGGCCGTCCGGCGCCGTGGTGGTCGACGTCGAGGAGTTCACCGCCGCGAAGCCCGATCCGCTGGCCCTGGCCGAGGCGCGGCTGCTGACCCATCTCGCCGACTGCCACGACGACGCCGTGCAGCGGCTGACCCGGCTCGTCGATCCGGACAGCCTGCACGGAGCGGTCCGGGTGCGGCCGCTCGCCGTCGACCGGCACGGGCTGACCCTGCGCGTCGAACGCGTCCGTGACCACGGCGACGTACGCCTGCCGTTCCACGCGCCCGCCGACGAGATCGCGCAGCTCACGGAGCGGGTGCACGTGCTCCTCGCGCAGGCGGCCGCCGTCTCCTGCCCGCGGGCCCTACAGCGGCAGCGCACAGACGGCGGCGGGTGA
- a CDS encoding TetR/AcrR family transcriptional regulator, protein MAANQGERIRRRLSTGERREQLLSVGARLFSESPYDEVWIEQVAEIAGVSRGLLYHYFPNKRDFFAAVVERESERMLRMTAAVPGVPVREQLTAGLDAYLEYVRAHAHGYRAFHRADAAGDRAVRRVYQKALAAQERQILAALAADPEFGPAFEERGDVRLAVRGWLAFTTAVCLEWLRDPEPAREQVRDLCARALLGAIAP, encoded by the coding sequence ATGGCCGCGAACCAGGGCGAGCGCATCCGCCGCCGGCTCAGCACGGGTGAGCGCCGGGAGCAGTTGCTCTCGGTGGGCGCGCGGCTGTTCTCGGAGAGCCCCTACGACGAGGTCTGGATCGAGCAGGTCGCCGAGATCGCCGGCGTCTCCCGCGGGCTGCTGTACCACTACTTCCCGAACAAACGGGACTTCTTCGCGGCGGTCGTCGAGCGCGAGAGCGAGCGCATGCTGCGGATGACGGCGGCCGTGCCCGGCGTCCCGGTCCGTGAGCAGCTCACCGCGGGCCTCGACGCCTACCTGGAGTACGTCCGGGCCCACGCGCACGGCTACCGCGCCTTCCACCGCGCCGACGCGGCGGGGGACCGCGCGGTGCGCCGCGTCTACCAGAAGGCGCTCGCCGCGCAGGAGCGGCAGATCCTCGCCGCCCTCGCCGCCGACCCGGAGTTCGGCCCGGCCTTCGAGGAACGCGGCGACGTGCGGCTCGCGGTGCGCGGCTGGCTGGCCTTCACCACCGCGGTGTGCCTGGAGTGGCTGCGGGATCCGGAGCCCGCCCGCGAGCAGGTGCGGGACCTGTGCGCAAGGGCACTGCTGGGAGCCATCGCGCCCTGA
- a CDS encoding pentapeptide repeat-containing protein, whose amino-acid sequence MREHTADRTETRAGAELRGDCASCFGLCCAALPFARSADFAIDKDAGTPCPNLRTDHRCGIHATLRERGFTGCTVYDCFGAGQRVSQLTFGGRDWRAGPPEQSRRMFDVFPVVRQLHELLWYLTEALTLPAARPVHADLRGALADTERLAGGTPQELAALDVAAHRQRVNVLLLRTSELVRAGTRGRKKNRRNADLMGARLKGADLAGADLRGAYLIAADLTGADLRGADLIGADLRDADLTDADLTGAFFLTQPQVNAARGGPGTRLPDSVTRPVHWTAGR is encoded by the coding sequence ATGCGAGAACACACGGCGGACCGGACGGAGACGCGGGCCGGGGCGGAACTGCGCGGCGACTGCGCGAGCTGCTTCGGCCTGTGCTGCGCCGCCCTGCCGTTCGCCCGCTCGGCGGACTTCGCGATCGACAAGGACGCCGGAACGCCCTGCCCGAACCTCCGCACCGACCACCGCTGCGGCATCCACGCGACGCTGCGGGAGCGCGGCTTCACCGGCTGCACGGTCTACGACTGCTTCGGCGCGGGGCAACGGGTCTCGCAGCTCACCTTCGGCGGCCGGGACTGGCGCGCGGGCCCGCCGGAGCAGAGCCGCCGCATGTTCGACGTGTTCCCGGTCGTCCGCCAACTGCACGAGCTGCTCTGGTACCTGACCGAGGCGCTGACCCTGCCCGCCGCCCGCCCGGTCCACGCCGACCTGCGCGGTGCCCTCGCCGACACCGAACGCCTCGCCGGGGGGACCCCGCAGGAGCTGGCCGCCCTCGACGTGGCCGCACACCGGCAGCGGGTCAACGTGCTCCTGCTGCGCACCAGCGAACTGGTCCGGGCCGGCACCCGCGGCCGGAAGAAGAACCGTCGCAACGCCGACCTGATGGGCGCCCGTCTCAAGGGCGCCGACCTCGCGGGTGCCGATCTGCGCGGGGCCTACCTCATCGCCGCCGACCTCACCGGCGCCGACCTGCGGGGCGCCGACCTGATCGGTGCGGACCTGCGCGACGCCGACCTCACCGACGCGGACCTGACGGGCGCCTTCTTCCTGACCCAGCCGCAGGTCAACGCGGCCAGGGGCGGCCCCGGCACCAGGCTGCCGGACTCAGTCACCCGCCCGGTGCACTGGACAGCCGGGCGCTGA
- a CDS encoding alpha/beta fold hydrolase gives MSVSYRQPGVVLTDRRFTVPLDHADPTGETIELYAREAVASDKADKDLPWLVYLQGGPGFGANRFIGRPAWFGRALKEYRVLLLDQRGTGASTPANRQTLPLRGGPAEQADYLTHFRADAIVRDCEAIRPQVTGGAPWTVLGQSFGGFCTVAYLSLAPEGLSAALITGGLPSLDAHADDVYRAAYPRIERKVVAHYARYPQDVERARRIADHLLTHDVVLPNGYRLTVEAFQSLGIMLGGSEGSHRLHYLLEDAFVRTPNGHELSDAFQEQAQGLLSYAANPLYALVHEAIYGQDARPTDWSAERVRAEFPRFDAAKALAGDEPLLFTGESVHPWMFDCDPALRPLRETAELLAARGDWTPLYDAARLAANEVPAAAAVYHDDMYVDTAHALSTARTIRGLRTWVTDEFEHDGVRAGGPRVLDRLLALARDEA, from the coding sequence TTGAGCGTCAGCTACCGCCAGCCAGGCGTCGTCCTCACCGACCGCCGTTTCACCGTGCCCCTCGATCACGCCGACCCCACCGGGGAGACGATCGAGCTGTACGCCCGCGAAGCCGTCGCGAGCGACAAGGCCGACAAGGACCTGCCCTGGCTGGTCTACCTCCAGGGTGGGCCGGGCTTCGGGGCGAACCGTTTCATCGGCCGGCCCGCGTGGTTCGGCCGCGCCCTGAAGGAGTACCGCGTCCTGCTCCTGGACCAGCGCGGCACCGGCGCCTCCACCCCGGCCAACCGCCAGACGCTCCCGCTGCGCGGCGGCCCCGCCGAGCAGGCCGACTACCTCACCCACTTCCGCGCCGACGCCATCGTCCGCGACTGCGAGGCCATCCGCCCCCAGGTCACCGGCGGAGCCCCCTGGACCGTCCTCGGCCAGAGCTTCGGCGGCTTCTGCACCGTCGCCTACCTGTCGCTGGCCCCCGAGGGCCTGAGCGCCGCGCTGATCACCGGCGGCCTGCCCTCCCTGGACGCCCACGCGGACGACGTCTACCGGGCCGCCTACCCCCGCATCGAGCGCAAGGTCGTCGCGCACTACGCCCGCTACCCGCAGGACGTCGAGCGCGCCCGCCGCATCGCCGACCACCTCCTGACCCACGACGTGGTCCTGCCGAACGGGTACCGCCTCACCGTGGAGGCCTTCCAGTCCCTCGGCATCATGCTGGGCGGCAGCGAGGGCAGCCACCGGCTGCACTACCTGCTGGAGGACGCCTTCGTCCGCACCCCGAACGGGCACGAGCTGTCCGACGCCTTCCAGGAGCAGGCGCAGGGCCTGCTCTCCTACGCGGCCAACCCGCTGTACGCCCTGGTCCACGAGGCCATCTACGGCCAGGACGCCCGGCCCACCGACTGGTCCGCCGAGCGGGTCCGCGCCGAGTTCCCGCGCTTCGACGCCGCGAAGGCCCTCGCGGGCGACGAACCCCTGCTGTTCACCGGCGAGTCCGTCCACCCCTGGATGTTCGACTGCGACCCGGCGCTGCGCCCGCTGCGCGAGACGGCCGAGCTGCTCGCCGCCCGCGGCGACTGGACCCCGCTGTACGACGCCGCCCGCCTCGCCGCCAACGAGGTGCCGGCCGCCGCGGCCGTCTACCACGACGACATGTACGTCGACACCGCCCACGCGCTGAGCACCGCCCGGACGATCCGGGGCCTGCGCACCTGGGTCACCGACGAGTTCGAGCACGACGGCGTGCGGGCCGGCGGCCCCCGCGTCCTGGACCGGCTGCTCGCGCTCGCCCGCGACGAGGCCTGA
- a CDS encoding LacI family DNA-binding transcriptional regulator, giving the protein MAHSVGIKDVARAAGVSVGTVSNVINRPDTVATETRARVLSAIDRLGYVRSESARQLRAGRSRIMGLLVLDMGNPFFVDVARGAERAAREAGLGVMVCNSAQNPGEEAEYLSLFAEQRVRGVLLTPADATGRNIEGFRRHNIPFVLVDRVAEGTTECSVSVDDVAGGALAVRHLVDAGHRSIAYVSGPPGLNQVRDRRTGALAALAEAGLGPDALRELPTERLDVAAGRDAGARLLGLAERPTAVFCANDLLALGVLQAMYAAGVGVPDDLAIVGYDDIEFAAAAAVPLTSVRQPAVTMGAMAAELLLEETELEGTDRPHPHRRVVLQPELVVRRSSLAAR; this is encoded by the coding sequence ATGGCCCATTCCGTGGGTATCAAGGACGTCGCCCGCGCCGCCGGAGTTTCCGTGGGCACGGTCTCCAACGTCATCAACCGCCCCGACACCGTCGCGACCGAGACCCGTGCGCGGGTGCTGTCCGCGATCGACCGGCTGGGCTACGTCCGCAGCGAGTCCGCGCGCCAGTTGCGCGCCGGACGCAGCCGCATCATGGGGCTGCTCGTCCTGGACATGGGCAACCCGTTCTTCGTCGACGTGGCCCGCGGTGCCGAGCGGGCGGCCCGGGAGGCCGGGCTCGGCGTGATGGTCTGCAACAGCGCGCAGAACCCGGGCGAGGAGGCCGAGTACCTCTCGCTCTTCGCCGAGCAGCGGGTCCGCGGCGTCCTGCTCACCCCCGCCGACGCCACCGGCCGCAACATCGAGGGCTTCCGGCGCCACAACATCCCCTTCGTCCTCGTCGACCGCGTCGCCGAGGGCACCACCGAGTGCTCGGTCTCCGTCGACGACGTCGCGGGCGGCGCGCTGGCCGTGCGCCACCTCGTGGACGCCGGGCACCGCTCCATCGCCTACGTCAGCGGCCCGCCCGGCCTCAACCAGGTCCGCGACCGCCGCACCGGTGCCCTCGCCGCGCTCGCCGAGGCCGGGCTCGGCCCCGACGCGCTGCGTGAACTGCCCACCGAGCGTCTCGACGTCGCCGCGGGCCGCGACGCCGGCGCCCGCCTGCTGGGCCTCGCCGAGCGGCCGACCGCCGTCTTCTGCGCCAACGACCTGCTCGCCCTCGGCGTCCTGCAGGCCATGTACGCCGCCGGGGTCGGCGTCCCCGACGACCTCGCGATCGTGGGCTACGACGACATCGAGTTCGCCGCCGCCGCGGCCGTCCCGCTCACCTCCGTGCGCCAGCCCGCCGTCACCATGGGCGCCATGGCCGCCGAGCTGCTCCTGGAGGAGACCGAGCTGGAGGGCACGGACCGGCCCCACCCGCACCGGCGGGTCGTCCTCCAGCCGGAGCTGGTGGTGCGGCGCTCCAGCCTCGCCGCACGCTGA
- a CDS encoding lactonase family protein yields the protein MEQAAAGRAPRPDRRRGGGTPAAACGGPAETQAPAAAPTAPRASGGASGRERGSSGRRPLLLGTYTSAEGGGRGVGLAAYDPATGRITKSGLLAEVDDPSYLAVHPDGRTVYAVNEREEGAVTAVRLSDRRVLGSRSTGGAAPCHLSVHPSGRWLFSANYGSGSVAVHPVDASGALGERTGLVTHSTPPPGPGQRGPHAHQVVTAPDGAHVLAVDLGTDTVYTYRLDEGAGTLVEVSRARTRPGSGPRHLAFHPAGRHAYVANEVDNTVAVCAYDPRTGRLAVGEPQSTGAPSAPGTGANYPAQILVTSDGAYAFLANRGHDSVTRYAVEAEGARLRLLGTVPVGGVFPRQIAFSPDGRLLFAANQRSGTVSTFRVGAGDGGLRRTGEPFASPAAVCALPL from the coding sequence CTGGAGCAGGCGGCGGCTGGTCGGGCTCCTCGCCCGGACCGCCGCCGCGGCGGCGGCACTCCCGCGGCGGCGTGCGGCGGCCCGGCGGAGACGCAGGCGCCGGCCGCGGCGCCCACCGCGCCCCGGGCGAGCGGCGGTGCGTCCGGCAGGGAGCGGGGGTCCTCCGGCCGGCGCCCGCTCCTCCTCGGCACCTACACCTCCGCCGAGGGCGGCGGCCGGGGCGTCGGACTCGCGGCGTACGACCCCGCGACTGGCCGGATCACCAAGAGCGGCCTCCTCGCCGAGGTCGACGACCCCTCGTACCTGGCGGTGCATCCCGACGGCCGGACCGTGTACGCGGTGAACGAGCGCGAGGAGGGGGCGGTGACCGCCGTCCGGCTGTCGGACCGCAGGGTGCTGGGCAGCCGGAGCACCGGCGGCGCGGCGCCCTGCCACCTGTCGGTGCACCCCAGCGGGCGCTGGCTGTTCAGCGCCAACTACGGCTCCGGAAGCGTCGCCGTACACCCGGTCGACGCCTCCGGCGCGCTGGGAGAACGCACCGGCCTGGTCACGCACTCCACTCCCCCGCCGGGCCCGGGACAGCGGGGTCCGCACGCCCACCAGGTCGTCACCGCCCCGGACGGGGCCCATGTCCTCGCCGTGGACCTCGGCACGGACACCGTGTACACCTACCGTCTGGACGAGGGCGCGGGGACCCTCGTGGAGGTCTCGCGGGCCCGGACCCGGCCGGGCTCCGGTCCCCGGCACCTCGCCTTCCACCCCGCCGGACGCCACGCCTACGTGGCCAACGAGGTCGACAACACCGTCGCGGTCTGCGCGTACGATCCGCGGACGGGACGGCTGGCCGTCGGCGAGCCCCAGTCCACCGGCGCGCCGTCGGCCCCGGGGACCGGCGCCAACTACCCGGCGCAGATCCTGGTGACCTCCGACGGCGCGTACGCCTTCCTCGCCAACCGGGGGCACGACAGCGTCACGCGGTACGCGGTGGAGGCGGAGGGTGCCCGGCTCCGGCTCCTCGGCACCGTGCCGGTGGGCGGCGTCTTCCCCCGGCAGATCGCCTTCTCCCCGGACGGCCGGCTGCTGTTCGCGGCCAACCAGCGGTCGGGCACCGTCAGCACGTTCCGGGTGGGCGCCGGCGACGGCGGACTGCGGCGCACGGGAGAGCCCTTCGCCTCACCCGCCGCCGTCTGTGCGCTGCCGCTGTAG
- a CDS encoding cytochrome P450, translating to MAQTAREPARDGLPKGFRSADLGWPELHRIPHPPYRLPLLGDVVGASRRTPMQDSLRYARRLGPIFRRRAFGKEFVFVWGAALAADLADEARFAKHVGLGVANLRPVAGDGLFTAYNHEPNWQLAHDVLAPGFSREAMAGYHVMMLDVAARLTGHWDLAEKSGRAVDVPGDMTKLTLETIARTGFGHDFGSFERSRLHPFVTAMVGTLGYAQRLNTVPAPLAPWLLRDASRRNAADIAHLNRTVDDLVRERRANGGTGGATSGSGGTGSGDGDLLDRMLETAHPETGERLSPENVRRQVITFLVAGHETTSGALSFALHYLAQHPDVAARARAEVDRVWGDTEAPGYEQVAKLRYVRRVLDESLRLWPTAPGFAREAREDTVLGGAHPMRRGAWALVLTGMLHRDPEVWGADAERFDPDRFDAKAVRSRAPHTFKPFGTGARACIGRQFALHEATLVLGLLLRRYELRPEPGYRLRVTERLTLMPEGLRLHLARRTAAVPAPGGRTADAGGAGAADVAGDTVSAPGCPVHRAGD from the coding sequence ATGGCCCAGACAGCGAGGGAACCGGCCCGGGACGGACTGCCGAAGGGCTTCCGCAGCGCCGATCTGGGCTGGCCCGAACTGCACCGCATCCCGCACCCCCCGTACCGGCTGCCCCTGCTCGGAGACGTGGTGGGAGCGAGCAGGCGCACCCCGATGCAGGACTCGCTGCGGTACGCACGGCGGCTGGGGCCGATATTCCGGCGGCGGGCCTTCGGCAAGGAGTTCGTGTTCGTGTGGGGCGCGGCCCTGGCCGCCGACCTGGCGGACGAGGCGCGGTTCGCCAAGCACGTGGGCCTGGGGGTGGCCAACCTGCGGCCGGTGGCCGGGGACGGGCTGTTCACGGCGTACAACCACGAGCCCAACTGGCAGCTCGCGCACGACGTGCTGGCGCCCGGCTTCAGCCGCGAGGCCATGGCCGGGTACCACGTGATGATGCTGGACGTGGCCGCGCGGCTCACCGGCCACTGGGACCTGGCCGAGAAGTCGGGCCGGGCGGTGGACGTGCCCGGCGACATGACCAAGCTGACGCTGGAGACCATCGCGCGCACCGGTTTCGGCCACGACTTCGGCTCCTTCGAACGCTCCCGCCTCCATCCCTTCGTCACCGCGATGGTGGGCACGCTCGGCTACGCGCAGCGCCTCAACACGGTGCCCGCGCCGCTCGCCCCCTGGCTGCTGCGCGACGCGAGCCGCCGCAACGCCGCCGACATCGCCCACCTCAACCGCACGGTCGACGACCTCGTCCGTGAACGCCGGGCGAACGGCGGCACGGGCGGCGCGACCAGCGGAAGCGGCGGAACCGGCAGCGGCGACGGCGACCTGCTCGACCGGATGCTGGAGACGGCCCATCCCGAGACCGGTGAGCGGCTGTCGCCGGAGAACGTCCGCCGGCAGGTCATCACCTTCCTGGTCGCCGGTCACGAGACCACCTCGGGCGCGCTCTCCTTCGCCCTGCACTACCTCGCCCAGCACCCCGACGTCGCGGCCCGGGCCCGCGCCGAGGTGGACCGGGTGTGGGGCGACACCGAGGCACCCGGCTACGAGCAGGTGGCCAAACTGCGCTACGTGCGCCGGGTGCTGGACGAGTCGCTGCGGCTGTGGCCGACCGCGCCGGGATTCGCGCGCGAGGCCCGCGAGGACACGGTGCTCGGCGGCGCCCACCCGATGCGCCGCGGGGCCTGGGCGCTGGTGCTCACGGGCATGCTGCACCGCGACCCCGAGGTGTGGGGAGCGGACGCCGAGCGGTTCGACCCGGACCGCTTCGACGCGAAGGCCGTACGGTCGCGCGCCCCGCACACGTTCAAGCCGTTCGGGACCGGGGCGAGGGCGTGCATCGGGCGGCAGTTCGCGCTGCACGAGGCCACGCTGGTCCTCGGGCTGCTGCTGCGCCGCTACGAGCTGCGGCCGGAGCCCGGCTACCGGCTGCGGGTGACCGAGCGGCTGACCCTGATGCCGGAGGGACTGCGCCTGCACCTGGCCCGGCGGACCGCGGCCGTGCCGGCGCCCGGTGGCCGCACGGCCGACGCGGGCGGAGCGGGCGCGGCCGACGTTGCCGGGGACACCGTCTCAGCGCCCGGCTGTCCAGTGCACCGGGCGGGTGACTGA
- the sigJ gene encoding RNA polymerase sigma factor SigJ: MRGEGDMGGERDMRGEGGTGGERDVRGEREARGQQRLAERFEEHRGQLKAVAYRMLGSLAEAEDAVQEAWLRLDRSEADGIDNLGAWLTTVTGRICLDLLRSRTARREEPMTEGFDAFVPDPVLRALPRADPEAEALHTDSVGIALLVVLERLEPAERLAFVLHDMFAVPFDDIAPVVERSPAATRQLASRARRRVRDATPAAEPDLGRQRRVVEAFLAASRAGDFEALVSVLHPDVVLRADAGALARGVAASKVVRGARTVATGAFHFRHLAPLAHVVLVNDAVGTVALSDGRPVSVTYVTVADGLITGLYILSDPERLAGLDVSALGA, translated from the coding sequence ATGCGGGGAGAGGGCGACATGGGGGGAGAACGGGACATGCGGGGAGAGGGCGGCACGGGAGGAGAACGGGACGTGCGGGGGGAGCGGGAGGCGCGGGGACAGCAGCGTCTCGCGGAGCGCTTCGAGGAGCACCGCGGGCAGCTCAAGGCGGTGGCCTACCGCATGCTCGGCTCCCTGGCCGAGGCGGAGGACGCCGTGCAGGAGGCCTGGCTGCGGCTCGACCGCTCGGAGGCGGACGGCATCGACAACCTCGGCGCCTGGCTGACCACCGTGACCGGCCGGATCTGCCTCGACCTGCTCCGCTCCCGCACCGCGCGCCGCGAGGAGCCGATGACCGAGGGCTTCGACGCCTTCGTGCCCGACCCCGTGCTGCGGGCCCTGCCCCGGGCGGACCCGGAGGCGGAGGCGCTGCACACCGACTCGGTGGGCATCGCCCTGCTGGTGGTGCTGGAGCGGCTGGAACCGGCCGAGCGGCTGGCGTTCGTCCTGCACGACATGTTCGCCGTGCCCTTCGACGACATCGCGCCGGTCGTCGAGCGCAGCCCGGCCGCCACCAGGCAGCTCGCCAGCCGGGCCCGGCGCCGGGTGCGCGACGCCACCCCCGCCGCCGAACCGGACCTCGGCCGTCAGCGCCGGGTGGTGGAGGCGTTCCTCGCCGCCAGCCGCGCCGGTGACTTCGAGGCGCTGGTGTCCGTCCTCCACCCGGACGTGGTGCTGCGGGCCGACGCGGGCGCGCTGGCCCGGGGCGTCGCGGCGTCCAAGGTGGTGCGCGGAGCGCGGACGGTCGCCACCGGGGCCTTCCACTTCCGCCACCTCGCCCCTCTCGCCCACGTCGTCCTGGTCAACGACGCGGTCGGCACCGTCGCCCTGTCCGACGGACGTCCCGTGTCGGTCACCTACGTCACCGTCGCCGACGGCCTCATCACGGGCCTGTACATCCTGTCCGACCCGGAGCGGCTGGCCGGGCTGGACGTGTCTGCGCTGGGGGCCTGA